The window CCATTTAAAGCAATGCGCCAATCTCTCATAACCTGAACCAAATACGCATTTACAGCTCAATATATCATATCAACAACTAAAGACACGGGTTAAACATAAAAATGCAAAGGAAACATAAATAGCCAAAATGCAATATGGAATGTACAAATTAGACAAGTCAAGCGTGACAGAAAACAAGCAGCAAAGAAATAGCATATCAGAGGGCTGAACTGTACAAAGGTGAGACAATCAAGAGTTAGGaaacaaccaaacacaaaaataGATTGAAGgaaaaaacatatcaaattgAGAGTTTTATGAAAAGTAAAAGAATTAACCTGATTTACATCAAACCCGACAGATTACCTCAGTAATAAGGTGGCATGCCCTGGTACATTCCACTAGGAGGTGGCCTAGGAGCAGAACCGGACATTCCATAGTTCCCACCTTCTGAGTATCCTCCAGAAGGCATAGAACTCTGGGGCTCCCTATACATAGAAGGAGCCGGATTGCTCATTCCACCATATCCAGCACCAGCTCCGCCATATTGTGGACCTCCATATGAACCAGCACCATACCCACCCCCTGCGCCACCATAAGAGGCCTGCCCTTGATTCCCATAGCCTCCACCACCGCCCATTGAAGAGTTATGGCCTGGATTTTGATGAGTCATCGCTGGAGGAGGAGCAGCATAGCCTCCATAACCACCTCCCATTCCATAGTTAGGGCCTGACATCGATCCTGGAGCCGGACCACCATACCTGTTTGCTGGTGGCCCCTGAGCTCCACCTGCATTTGCAccgttatttgattttttcccATCAACCGCCAGCTTACAGTTCAACTGGTGACCATCAATTGTTTTGATTGGATCAATTAGTGAAGCCCTGGCACCTTCCTCAGTCTTGTAAATAAAGAAAGCGAATCCTTTAGGTTTCCCAGACTGCTTATCAAACCCTAATGGTCCTTCCTCAATCTCTCCATAAGCAGAAAAGTGTATCAGCAACTTCTCCGATGATATATCGAACGGGATATTTCCAACATATATCTTCCTCAGGTAAACATCAACACCACCGCTACTTGAAGAATTCGTTCCCGAAGCAGCAAGATGGGTAACCGTCATCCGTCCATCAATTTTCTTGCTTGGCTCTTTAAGTGCATAAATGGCGCCGTCGATATGCCTGAATGTAACGAACCCATAGCCTTTAGACCTCCCGGAGGTTTTATCAGTAATGACGATACCCTCGTCAAGATCTCCGAAGAATGAGAAGATACCTCGAAGCTTATCAGTCGTTGTCTCCGGTCCGAGGCCTCGTACGAAGAGCTTTCTCTTAGCAGGATCCGCATCGGCAACAGATCGCACGGCCTCAAGGACGTCCTGGTGACGAACAACGGCGGTTTGAAGTATGTCAATGAGTTGTTCTTTAGTGAATGGTTCAAGAATTTTGCGGGTGTCGTCAGGAGAAAGACTGCCGTTTGAAATTGGAGCCGCATCTCCAACAGCAAAAGAACCGCCGTTCTCGTCGGCTCTGCGCTTCTTCGAGGGGTCCATGAGTAACTTGAGAGGAGCAGAAACCCTAGCTAGAGAAAATTGGGGCGGAGAAAAGATTGTAaaagaaaaacctaaatttgaaGTCGCGAAGGCTTGTTTATAAAGGGGCGAGGCTAGAAATATTGGGCTTTCTTGTCATATTAAAAGCCAAGCAAGCCTCAAGTTATAAATTTCATAGATCCAAACTATTTTCTGCCAATTTAGTCTCACTTTGGCTTGTAACacttttagttttaaattatgaatttgttCTATATCTGATCAATCAATTTTTAGTATAGATTCAGATGTTTATTATGAATTGTTACTAATTGGATGCATCGAATTCGCGACACTGTTGTTAGGAAACGTCGATAATTGAATACACCAAATTCGCATCATCTTCGGACTTCaaacgattatatattatatttagtcAAATGATGATCATATTTAGAAAGTTTGttatatatttgacaaaaaaaaaatagcccaTAAAATGTTAGTATAGTTTTAAAAACGCTTTTATGAAAGGTTGGTAATTTGATATATGAAATGCGAGTTCTTAAGTAATTTGCCACATTCAAACAAGTGAAATTTAGACATATATTGTCTATAGTTAGTCAAAATTATGATcctatttagaaaataaattggtTATAAATGATGGGTTTgttctatatatatttgactagGAAATCAtccataaaatatttagtatagATTCAGATACATTTATTAGGTGATGTTGATAATTTGATATAACTAAGTCCATCTTGCTCCCAGACAACTAAATCTGTccaattataatgaaatttagaCATTTTGTATATTTCTTCATCctatttagaaacacttttagaggtttattttatatttgacgAAAAAATTactgataattttttaattatagattCTAATGGAGGGGCAGCTCTAGGGATTTTAATCTGGGTATGATATCAAGGAAAGGTAGCGATTTGTACAAGATATTGGTATTTGATTATTTTCCCACTATAGTGTTGTATATGATGAACaagatgatttattttttgGGATTTGGTTTAGGTCCACAAGCTTCAGGAGTTCCAGGTGTAGTGCAGATGATAGGAAATGTGAATCGTCGTGGTTACGAGCCATCTGGGCTCCATGAGGGAATCAGAGGTAAAATAGTTGACATTTACATTTCGATCCCTCCTACCTTGAATGGCCAATTCGTAAAACAAAGAGAAACCATTCCTTATTTCCAATTCTCAGAACTGTTCATGCACCCAACCTCTAAACGTCGATTTCCAGGTTTGGAAATCTTTTCTAATTGTCTTCTTACTCAAACCCCTTTTCTTTCGTGATTAAGGGGGAATCAGATGATTGACATGACATACTAGAGGGAATGCACGAACTATTTCATGAACGTGGGCCAAGAATGATGAACAAGTTTGAAGACGACGCGTACACAATCCCTTCTGAACCATTCAGGCCAGAAGAGTTGATCCATACGGATTCTGATCATGATGACGTCACGGATAACGAGGAGGACGATCCGTACCTGACAAAACATTCATTCTCTAAAAATAATTCGAACTTAAAATCTATCATTTCTGAATTTCGTTCgcatatataacattatttttataactctAAGTCCGTGGAcactttgaaaaatattttttaacaatgaagaagaaactttTGATTATATTCCCTTCGATGAAACGTTTTAAATCGGAAATGACCTATGAGATGAGACATTATCTAGATAAGTAGGAGAAAGATTTGTCCACTACGAAGGAAGTAATTGAAGTAAATCTTAACACTAAAAGAagatcctcaaattattttaatcggaaaaagtttaaatgatttagaacgAGAAAATACAACTAGACTTTTGAAAAcgaacaaaaatatttttgcatGGTCCTATAAAGATATGTCAGTTATTGATCCAAAAACCATCCAACATTGTATACCACATTACGAAGATGCAAAATTGGTGAAGTAGAAGCTCCGGAGATTTAAGGCAGACATCGTGGACAAAATCAAAGAAGAAGTCCAGAAAAAACTCGACGCGGGATTCATTGATGTAATAGACTACCCAGAGTGAATTGCCAATATAGTCCCAGTCGTgaaaaaagatgaaaagatcCGAGTATGCGTAGATTGTCAGGATCTCAACAAAGCGAGTCTCAAAGACAACTTTCCTctaccacacatcgacgtgTTGGTAGATCATGTAGCAGAACATCAACTCTTATCATTCATAGACGGATTCTCATGCTACAATCAAGTGGTGATGGCTTTAGAAGACAATGAGAAGACGATGTTCATCACAAAAGTCAGAACGTTTTGCTATCAAGTCATGCCTTTTGGGTTAAAGAACACATGAGCAACGTATTAACGAGCTGCCACAatgattcttcac is drawn from Impatiens glandulifera chromosome 3, dImpGla2.1, whole genome shotgun sequence and contains these coding sequences:
- the LOC124929221 gene encoding UBP1-associated protein 2C, whose product is MDPSKKRRADENGGSFAVGDAAPISNGSLSPDDTRKILEPFTKEQLIDILQTAVVRHQDVLEAVRSVADADPAKRKLFVRGLGPETTTDKLRGIFSFFGDLDEGIVITDKTSGRSKGYGFVTFRHIDGAIYALKEPSKKIDGRMTVTHLAASGTNSSSSGGVDVYLRKIYVGNIPFDISSEKLLIHFSAYGEIEEGPLGFDKQSGKPKGFAFFIYKTEEGARASLIDPIKTIDGHQLNCKLAVDGKKSNNGANAGGAQGPPANRYGGPAPGSMSGPNYGMGGGYGGYAAPPPAMTHQNPGHNSSMGGGGGYGNQGQASYGGAGGGYGAGSYGGPQYGGAGAGYGGMSNPAPSMYREPQSSMPSGGYSEGGNYGMSGSAPRPPPSGMYQGMPPYY